A single region of the Bacteroidota bacterium genome encodes:
- a CDS encoding ABC transporter ATP-binding protein/permease, which yields MNYLIRSLRPFLVHYRWLLVWGIVFIVISNLLAVFPAQVVRDGFDLVREYLLLHQLTDGYAADAQVVADGVAAGLLYGVILVVMAILRGVFQFFMRQTLIVMSRKIEYEQKKQLFDKFQTYSLRMLRKLRTGDLMARISEDISNVRMFTGPAIMYTINTITLFIIILAVMLAVNAELTLYALLPLPLLVVSIYLVHRVIIKRTDEQQQQLSVLSNFTQEAFSGIRVLKAYAREQNTAERFEQESKEYKRRAMRLVKIDALFFPTIMLMIGLSTLFTIWLGGHSVIAGTISYGNIAEFIIYINLLIWPVTSLGWVTSLSQSAVASQKRIDEMLAMESELHFPPTAEPPAHYDLRVEAASLTYTDTGIAALQHISLQLPDGHTLGIVGPTGSGKSSLANLLVRFMDPDTGQVLLGGRPLPQYTEAQLRQCFGYVQQDVLLFSDTIANNIAFAKPGASRAEVEAAARFAGVFEDIVHFPKGFDTLVGERGVTLSGGQKQRVSIARAWLSRPRIFILDDALSAVDTQTEEYILANLKDPALYGGVAPSVIIISHRIHSVQHADQIIVLEDGIMSQQGTHSTLLAQEGLYARLYTRQQLEAELSTEQQAL from the coding sequence GTGAACTATCTGATCCGAAGCCTGCGGCCCTTCCTGGTCCACTACCGCTGGCTGCTTGTGTGGGGCATTGTATTTATTGTCATTAGCAATCTGCTCGCGGTGTTTCCGGCCCAGGTGGTGCGAGACGGATTTGACCTGGTGCGCGAATACCTGCTGCTACACCAGCTAACGGACGGCTATGCCGCAGATGCGCAGGTGGTGGCAGATGGGGTAGCGGCAGGGCTTTTGTATGGGGTCATCCTGGTGGTTATGGCCATTCTGCGTGGTGTATTCCAGTTTTTTATGCGGCAAACACTCATTGTGATGAGCCGAAAAATAGAATACGAACAGAAGAAGCAGCTATTCGACAAATTTCAGACCTATAGCCTGCGCATGCTGCGCAAGCTGCGCACCGGCGACCTGATGGCACGCATAAGTGAGGACATAAGCAATGTGCGCATGTTTACCGGCCCGGCCATCATGTACACCATCAACACAATTACGCTTTTCATCATCATCCTGGCCGTAATGCTGGCCGTGAATGCTGAGCTGACCCTGTATGCGCTTCTGCCCCTGCCCCTGCTAGTCGTTTCCATCTATCTGGTGCACAGGGTGATCATCAAGCGAACAGACGAGCAGCAGCAGCAGCTCTCGGTACTGAGCAACTTTACCCAAGAGGCATTTTCGGGCATACGGGTGCTGAAGGCCTATGCACGCGAGCAGAATACAGCCGAGCGATTTGAGCAGGAGAGCAAGGAGTACAAGCGGCGTGCCATGCGGTTGGTAAAGATTGATGCGCTGTTTTTTCCTACCATTATGCTCATGATAGGGCTTAGCACCCTCTTTACCATCTGGCTTGGTGGCCACTCTGTTATAGCCGGTACCATCAGCTATGGCAATATCGCCGAGTTTATTATCTACATCAACCTGCTGATCTGGCCGGTAACGTCGCTGGGGTGGGTTACTAGCCTGAGCCAGAGTGCCGTAGCTAGCCAGAAGCGGATAGATGAGATGCTGGCCATGGAGAGCGAGCTGCACTTTCCGCCCACGGCCGAGCCGCCTGCCCACTACGACCTGCGCGTGGAAGCAGCCAGCCTGACCTACACGGACACCGGCATTGCTGCCCTACAGCACATTAGCCTGCAGCTGCCTGACGGGCACACCCTGGGCATAGTGGGGCCTACCGGCAGCGGCAAGTCTAGCCTGGCCAACCTGCTGGTGCGCTTTATGGACCCGGATACTGGCCAGGTGCTGCTGGGCGGCCGCCCGCTACCCCAGTATACCGAGGCACAGCTCCGCCAGTGTTTCGGCTATGTGCAGCAGGATGTACTGCTGTTTTCGGATACCATTGCCAACAACATTGCCTTTGCCAAACCCGGGGCCAGCCGGGCGGAAGTGGAGGCTGCGGCCCGGTTTGCAGGTGTTTTTGAGGACATTGTGCATTTCCCCAAGGGGTTTGATACCCTGGTGGGCGAGCGGGGCGTAACGCTGAGTGGCGGACAGAAGCAGCGGGTGTCTATTGCCCGTGCCTGGCTGTCCAGGCCGCGCATCTTTATCCTGGACGATGCCCTGAGTGCCGTGGATACCCAAACAGAAGAGTACATCCTGGCCAACCTGAAGGACCCTGCCCTGTATGGCGGTGTGGCCCCCTCGGTTATCATTATCAGCCACCGCATCCACTCGGTGCAGCATGCCGATCAGATCATTGTGCTGGAGGATGGCATAATGAGCCAGCAGGGCACACACAGCACCCTGCTGGCGCAGGAGGGCCTGTATGCCCGCCTATACACCCGGCAGCAGCTGGAGGCAGAGCTGTCTACCGAGCAGCAGGCTCTGTAG
- a CDS encoding mechanosensitive ion channel family protein translates to MSVFFSFVLFLLPAMAWAQLPAGRAVWSDTTSRHLVDTLLPNPEHPQLYPRTKALSIVERDYLEDLEAVGGRMVSPYHSLVNFLLFTKSTYYYPVYALGSFDTRSLDSAHAILLLQKLKKVLDGRGVYIYLEEVPRDTNYLDSATQRPRYYLNPDYPRLYVERVAGQWMFTQETIKAIPELYSELYPLGIDKVLSLVPGNWKQQKLVGDLSAFSLFLLAVWLLIALLLYRVLAWILSGLALQLLQWLQIGHFVRRFTNPVARPLSIALIIWWIQYFVPALELPPSFTRYLLYSFSISLPVVVTVLAYRLVSVLGAYLKRLAAKTSSKTDDQLLPVALKVIRILIVLVGILFILSNFHFDLTAVIAGLSIGGLALALAAQDTVKNFFGSVMIFVDRPFQIGDWVKLGGDMEGTVEEVGLRATRIRTFYNSLVYVPNALLAEQMVDNMGLRHYRRMRVKLNLQMNTPPDLIEAYVKGLREMVRLHPDTRKDMYEIHLNDVSASSLEVQFYIFFRCPSWSEELEARQEVLLGIVRLAHALGIRFAYPTQTLHVETVSGQPAQAAPYEADARRAQEQVRATLAAIQAGWRAGDKAPLAP, encoded by the coding sequence GTGTCTGTGTTTTTCTCTTTCGTGCTCTTCCTGCTACCAGCCATGGCCTGGGCGCAGCTGCCTGCGGGCAGGGCTGTATGGTCGGATACCACCAGCCGCCATCTAGTAGATACGCTGCTGCCAAATCCCGAGCACCCACAGCTATACCCCCGCACCAAGGCCCTAAGTATTGTAGAGCGTGACTACCTGGAAGACCTGGAAGCCGTGGGGGGACGGATGGTCTCTCCCTACCATAGCCTGGTAAACTTTCTACTCTTTACAAAGTCTACCTACTACTATCCGGTTTATGCCCTTGGCAGCTTCGACACCCGCAGCCTGGACAGCGCCCACGCTATCCTGCTACTACAAAAGCTGAAAAAGGTACTGGACGGAAGAGGGGTATATATTTACCTGGAAGAGGTACCGCGCGACACAAACTACCTCGACAGTGCCACCCAGCGGCCACGCTATTACCTGAACCCGGACTATCCCCGCTTATATGTTGAGCGAGTGGCTGGCCAGTGGATGTTCACACAAGAAACGATAAAAGCCATTCCCGAACTGTATTCGGAGCTGTATCCGCTGGGTATAGACAAGGTACTGAGCCTGGTGCCAGGCAACTGGAAGCAGCAAAAACTGGTGGGAGATCTGAGTGCGTTTAGCCTATTCCTGCTAGCCGTGTGGCTGCTAATAGCCCTACTGCTATACCGGGTGCTCGCCTGGATCCTATCTGGCCTGGCACTACAGCTGCTACAGTGGCTACAGATAGGGCACTTTGTCCGCCGGTTTACCAACCCCGTTGCTCGCCCACTTAGCATTGCGCTCATCATCTGGTGGATACAGTACTTTGTGCCTGCGCTGGAGCTGCCCCCGAGTTTTACCCGCTACCTGCTCTATTCCTTCAGCATATCGCTACCCGTGGTGGTTACCGTACTGGCCTATAGGCTAGTAAGTGTGCTAGGTGCCTACCTGAAGCGCCTGGCTGCCAAAACATCCAGCAAAACGGACGACCAGCTGCTACCTGTAGCACTCAAGGTTATTCGCATCCTGATTGTGCTTGTGGGTATTCTTTTTATCCTCAGCAATTTTCATTTTGACCTGACGGCAGTTATTGCTGGTCTTTCCATTGGTGGCCTGGCCCTGGCCCTGGCGGCGCAAGACACGGTGAAGAACTTCTTCGGCTCGGTGATGATCTTCGTAGACCGACCCTTTCAGATAGGCGACTGGGTGAAGCTGGGGGGTGACATGGAGGGAACAGTGGAGGAGGTGGGCCTACGGGCCACGCGCATACGCACGTTCTACAACTCGCTGGTGTATGTGCCCAATGCCCTGCTGGCCGAGCAGATGGTGGATAACATGGGCCTACGCCACTACCGCCGTATGCGGGTGAAGCTGAACCTGCAGATGAACACCCCCCCAGACCTGATAGAGGCCTATGTGAAGGGCCTGCGGGAGATGGTGCGCCTCCACCCGGATACCCGCAAGGATATGTACGAAATACACCTGAACGACGTATCGGCCAGCAGCCTCGAAGTTCAGTTTTACATTTTCTTCCGCTGCCCCAGCTGGAGCGAGGAACTGGAGGCACGCCAGGAGGTGCTACTGGGCATAGTGAGGCTGGCGCATGCACTGGGGATACGCTTTGCCTACCCCACCCAAACTCTGCATGTGGAGACGGTGTCTGGCCAGCCAGCCCAGGCT
- the dinB gene encoding DNA polymerase IV — MAYHAKALPCVLHLDLDSFFVSVEILKNPSLKGQAVVVGGLGRRGVVVSASYEARALGIHAPMPGSRAQRLCPQAIFLPGDPQAYGQHSRLVRSIIAEEVPVYEVASIDEFYCDLSGLDRYAGGAWPFAQRLRRRIQLETGLPISMGMGRTRTLAKMATNAAKPNGELWVRPGTELAWLAPRPVAEVPMVGKQTLVRLTALGLYTLRDVQQQTEAQLEQKLGKAGRYLWRRAQGLGSSSVGGTRVRKSLGHERTFLEDVQDRRQLEARLMRLAEKSAYELRRLGLVAGCVGLKLRHSNFTTYGLQRRIPLSDSEQDFIPIARGLFHHLYRDGTPYRLIGIRLTELQAGGRPLSLFEDHPREQKLIRALDLIKSKYGEKSLKRAQGYLPPATNGSHTDRDT; from the coding sequence ATGGCGTATCATGCGAAGGCCCTACCCTGCGTCCTGCACCTGGACCTGGATTCCTTCTTTGTGTCGGTAGAGATACTGAAGAACCCGAGCCTGAAAGGGCAAGCGGTGGTAGTGGGCGGGCTGGGCCGCAGGGGGGTGGTGGTAAGTGCCAGCTATGAGGCACGCGCCCTGGGGATACACGCACCCATGCCGGGCAGCAGGGCGCAGCGGCTGTGCCCACAGGCCATCTTCCTGCCCGGAGACCCCCAGGCCTACGGGCAGCACAGCAGGCTGGTGCGCAGCATCATAGCCGAGGAAGTGCCGGTATATGAGGTGGCGAGCATAGATGAGTTTTACTGCGACCTGAGCGGGCTAGACCGCTATGCCGGGGGTGCCTGGCCCTTTGCCCAGCGGCTACGCAGGCGCATACAGCTGGAGACTGGCCTACCCATCAGCATGGGCATGGGCCGCACCCGTACGCTGGCCAAGATGGCTACTAATGCGGCCAAGCCCAATGGCGAACTGTGGGTACGGCCAGGCACCGAGCTGGCCTGGCTGGCCCCCCGGCCAGTAGCCGAGGTACCTATGGTGGGCAAGCAAACCCTGGTGCGGCTAACGGCGCTGGGCCTATACACCCTGCGAGACGTGCAGCAGCAAACAGAGGCCCAGCTGGAGCAGAAGCTGGGAAAGGCAGGCCGCTACCTGTGGCGCAGGGCACAGGGCCTGGGTAGCAGCAGCGTGGGCGGCACGCGGGTACGCAAGAGCCTGGGCCACGAACGTACTTTTCTGGAGGATGTGCAAGACCGACGGCAGCTAGAGGCCCGGCTGATGCGCCTGGCCGAAAAGAGTGCGTACGAGCTGCGCAGGCTGGGCCTGGTGGCCGGCTGTGTAGGGCTAAAGCTGCGGCACAGCAACTTTACTACCTATGGCCTGCAGCGGCGCATTCCGCTATCGGATAGCGAGCAGGACTTTATCCCCATAGCGCGGGGCCTGTTTCACCACCTGTACCGGGATGGAACGCCCTATCGACTGATAGGCATACGCCTGACGGAGCTACAGGCGGGGGGCCGTCCCTTAAGCCTGTTTGAAGACCACCCCAGGGAACAAAAACTGATACGGGCGCTAGACCTGATAAAGAGTAAATACGGGGAGAAAAGCCTGAAACGCGCCCAAGGGTACCTACCACCCGCTACGAACGGATCCCACACAGACAGAGACACTTAG
- a CDS encoding tail fiber domain-containing protein: TERGMLIYNTTQDRVQVWNGTLWQDAGGSSGPWMQTGDNVYPTDNAAYVGIGTTDPRWNLEVFNPTSTDSDVSLTLYNSRTNRDAIIRLYTLTDDNDAAIFVDESDQQKLKFSAGVVTDPTALSSSTRMTLTQAGNLGIGTTAPLARLHVEGPSGSTLRIVDGNQSAGRVLTSDASGNATWQSAPVIGSGTAGRVTYWQGTTQIASSGMTWDNTNGRLGIGTTAPTQLLHLLNPSTQAQDALLLIENDRPSHDVGLVLFSEVGGNDASVFLDAADNDALKFSMGDNMTQQSTRRGQARMTLTQAGNVGIGTTTAPLVRLHVEGPSGSTLRIVDGNQSDGRVLTSDNNGVAKWAPLPSLTGGTANRMTYWSSASQLSSTSISWDATNSRLGIGTTTPTASLHIAGAGTFRLENGAAANLVLTSDASGNASWQTLPPATLSGGTNGRVTYWTGTGTVAAGTNLAWDNANNRLGIGTTTPSVALDVKTTTGFVANLEMYSNTTSAVLSIGSSVGSSPGNFNALPSGSVLGTINLRGTNGTAFRIGAAITSQAEEGWTASRNGASLRFQTTENTTNALQTRMTINHDGNVGIGTTDPTWKLDIRNPTATNDDVCMGLWNDRANRDAIIRLHTLAGAEDVGIFLDETDGRKLKFALGDVATDANLQNNTRITITQTGRVGIGTTDPRVPLDVQGFNDLTGNFAFYARVITPGPTLGDPFTGEASGLVPVGIRSNSRIWAVEFNATSDARVKRILARPEPQQQLAELRRLQVTQYKYLDSLQHGTAPKTGFIAQEVEQVLPDAVHRNTDYIPNVMQYVAQVAPTPDSTGIAFRLAPGHGLQAGDRVRIYAKAGTQTPLVTAVDGAHVTVEKWDGDLTEGLFVYGKEVNDFRTIDYDRLFTAGIGAIQALDHQQQRTTTRLDKLETAQAAGSAELKALLQQLLEQNQALRQEVEALKTQSRTAEC, encoded by the coding sequence TATGTGGGCATCGGCACCACCGATCCGCGTTGGAATCTAGAGGTATTCAATCCTACTAGTACTGACAGCGATGTGTCGCTTACGCTGTATAACAGTAGGACCAATAGAGATGCCATCATTAGGCTGTACACACTGACGGATGACAACGATGCAGCCATCTTTGTTGATGAGTCGGATCAGCAAAAGCTGAAGTTCTCTGCAGGCGTTGTAACCGATCCTACAGCCCTTTCAAGTAGCACGAGGATGACCCTGACCCAGGCGGGTAACCTCGGTATCGGTACCACCGCCCCCCTAGCACGGCTGCATGTAGAAGGACCTAGTGGGAGTACCCTACGTATAGTAGACGGCAACCAGAGCGCTGGCCGGGTACTAACCAGCGATGCCAGCGGGAATGCTACCTGGCAGTCTGCCCCGGTGATTGGGAGCGGCACTGCTGGACGAGTAACCTACTGGCAAGGTACTACCCAGATAGCAAGTTCGGGTATGACCTGGGATAACACCAATGGCCGGCTGGGCATAGGCACCACCGCTCCCACTCAGCTTCTACACCTCCTGAATCCGTCAACGCAGGCACAGGACGCCCTATTACTTATCGAAAATGATCGACCAAGCCACGATGTTGGCTTGGTACTCTTTAGCGAAGTGGGCGGCAATGATGCCAGTGTGTTTCTGGATGCTGCGGACAATGATGCTCTCAAGTTTTCCATGGGCGATAACATGACCCAGCAAAGCACCCGGCGTGGCCAGGCAAGAATGACCCTGACCCAGGCGGGTAACGTAGGCATAGGCACCACAACCGCCCCCCTGGTACGGCTGCATGTAGAGGGGCCTAGTGGGAGTACCCTACGCATAGTAGACGGTAACCAGAGCGATGGCCGGGTACTGACCAGCGATAACAATGGCGTGGCGAAGTGGGCACCCCTACCGAGCCTTACGGGCGGAACCGCCAACCGCATGACCTATTGGAGTAGCGCGAGCCAGCTGAGTAGTACTTCGATTTCCTGGGATGCCACCAACAGCCGGCTCGGTATAGGCACCACAACACCCACTGCAAGCCTTCATATAGCAGGTGCAGGTACCTTTCGCCTGGAGAATGGTGCTGCAGCGAACTTGGTGCTGACCAGCGATGCCAGCGGAAACGCCAGCTGGCAGACCCTGCCCCCCGCCACCCTGAGCGGAGGCACCAACGGCCGCGTAACCTACTGGACGGGCACGGGCACAGTAGCTGCCGGAACAAATTTGGCCTGGGATAATGCAAATAACCGGCTGGGCATAGGCACCACCACACCCTCCGTCGCCCTTGACGTGAAAACCACCACTGGCTTCGTAGCAAATCTGGAGATGTATTCCAACACAACGAGTGCCGTGTTAAGTATTGGGAGCTCAGTTGGTTCTTCCCCGGGTAATTTTAATGCCCTCCCCTCTGGTTCGGTCTTAGGTACAATTAACCTCCGGGGCACAAATGGAACTGCTTTTCGAATAGGCGCGGCCATAACTAGCCAGGCAGAAGAAGGCTGGACTGCAAGCCGAAATGGTGCCAGTCTTCGCTTTCAGACCACAGAAAATACTACCAACGCACTCCAAACCCGAATGACCATTAACCATGACGGCAATGTGGGCATAGGCACCACCGATCCGACATGGAAACTGGATATAAGGAACCCAACAGCAACCAATGACGATGTTTGTATGGGCCTGTGGAATGATAGAGCCAACCGGGATGCCATCATTCGCCTGCACACCCTTGCTGGAGCCGAGGATGTTGGCATCTTTCTGGATGAGACCGATGGGCGAAAGTTGAAGTTTGCATTGGGCGACGTAGCCACCGACGCAAATCTCCAGAATAACACTCGTATTACCATTACACAGACTGGCCGGGTGGGCATAGGCACCACTGACCCACGTGTGCCCCTGGATGTGCAGGGGTTTAATGATCTAACTGGTAACTTCGCGTTCTATGCAAGAGTCATTACTCCTGGCCCTACCTTAGGCGACCCATTTACCGGGGAGGCCAGCGGTCTAGTCCCTGTGGGCATCCGCTCCAATTCGCGCATCTGGGCTGTGGAGTTTAATGCTACCTCCGACGCGCGGGTAAAGCGCATACTGGCCCGCCCGGAGCCGCAGCAGCAGCTGGCCGAGCTGCGCAGGCTGCAGGTAACCCAATACAAATACCTGGATAGCCTGCAGCATGGCACCGCGCCCAAAACCGGCTTTATCGCCCAGGAGGTGGAGCAGGTGCTGCCCGATGCCGTGCACCGGAATACGGACTATATCCCCAACGTGATGCAGTATGTAGCCCAGGTGGCCCCTACGCCCGATAGTACGGGCATCGCCTTCCGCCTGGCCCCTGGCCACGGCCTGCAGGCCGGAGACCGGGTGCGCATCTATGCTAAGGCGGGCACGCAAACGCCGCTGGTAACTGCCGTAGATGGCGCACATGTAACGGTGGAGAAATGGGATGGAGACTTGACTGAGGGCCTATTTGTGTACGGTAAGGAGGTGAACGACTTTCGTACCATCGACTACGACCGCCTCTTTACCGCCGGCATAGGCGCCATACAGGCCCTGGACCACCAGCAGCAGCGCACCACCACCCGCCTGGATAAGCTGGAGACGGCCCAGGCGGCAGGCAGCGCCGAGCTGAAGGCCCTGCTACAGCAGCTGCTGGAGCAAAACCAGGCTCTGCGCCAGGAGGTGGAGGCCCTCAAGACCCAGAGCCGTACGGCCGAGTGCTAG
- a CDS encoding DUF1761 domain-containing protein, producing the protein MIDLLLQGIESVYYPAIFAAFVLYFLVGILWYSPGGLFGRAWLVDTGLASRPGGYSFQPKSRILGALAMLAALLHLGVILQPDMMRPTALNLGIVALVLTLIHGNLVATNYAYERKPARLWWINVGYVFIILLALALGNAVQYYYVIGADRLTEFHYKWISHSATQVPWLALPIGIVLHQLLGFLWYSKLFGAVWMQEAGMKPADVGREAALAALKKALLFGLLTFGLLTLLFAMYRVEGWIGAMLVGPPVAIFHALMVGMNCAFEERSLRYFVITAGYPSLSIVLYALLYGLTG; encoded by the coding sequence ATGATTGATCTCCTCCTACAGGGTATAGAGTCCGTCTATTACCCGGCTATCTTCGCAGCCTTTGTGCTTTATTTTCTAGTGGGCATCCTGTGGTATAGCCCCGGTGGCCTGTTTGGGCGGGCCTGGCTGGTGGATACGGGCCTGGCAAGCAGGCCCGGTGGATATTCCTTCCAGCCAAAGAGCCGTATACTGGGGGCACTGGCTATGCTGGCCGCACTCCTTCACCTGGGGGTGATCTTGCAGCCCGATATGATGCGGCCCACTGCCCTGAACCTGGGCATTGTGGCCCTGGTGCTCACCCTGATCCATGGCAACCTGGTAGCTACCAACTATGCCTATGAGCGAAAACCTGCCCGGCTGTGGTGGATAAACGTGGGCTATGTTTTTATTATCCTGCTAGCACTGGCCCTGGGCAATGCCGTGCAATACTACTACGTAATCGGGGCCGACCGGCTGACGGAATTTCACTACAAGTGGATTTCGCACAGTGCCACCCAGGTGCCCTGGCTGGCCCTGCCTATCGGCATCGTACTGCACCAGCTGCTGGGCTTCCTGTGGTATAGCAAGCTGTTTGGGGCCGTGTGGATGCAAGAGGCCGGTATGAAACCCGCAGATGTGGGCCGAGAGGCAGCCCTGGCAGCCCTGAAAAAAGCCCTGCTGTTTGGGCTACTTACCTTCGGGCTGCTCACCCTGCTGTTTGCCATGTATCGGGTAGAGGGCTGGATAGGGGCCATGCTAGTAGGCCCCCCGGTGGCCATCTTCCATGCCCTGATGGTGGGGATGAACTGTGCCTTTGAGGAACGAAGCCTCCGGTATTTTGTCATCACAGCAGGCTACCCATCCCTCAGCATTGTGCTATACGCCCTGCTGTATGGCCTGACGGGGTAA
- the mtnA gene encoding S-methyl-5-thioribose-1-phosphate isomerase encodes MKVHGRSTQTLWVVEGAQPTIAVWDQRKLPHQMEIIELKHYPDAVAAIRDMTVRGAPLIGVTAAYGMWLAAAEAVAHSPATLGEQLQQAAQALKAARPTAVNLAWAVDRCLQAWAESQADAEDSVRLLRTLADTIRQEDIDQCRAIGEHGLALIRTIAEQKPAGEPVRILTHCNAGWLGCIDYGTATAPIYLAHDAGIALQVWVDETRPRNQGSNLTAWELQQHGIPVQLIVDNAGGHLMQQGLVDLCIVGTDRTTRTGDVANKIGTYLKALAAKDNAVPFYVALPGSTIDFGLQDGIAEIPIEDRGPDEVRYIQGWDEAQQALSRVRICPPDTPATNPGFDVTPARLVTALITERGVCPASEAGLLTLFADKARELEQRAQR; translated from the coding sequence ATGAAGGTACATGGAAGGTCTACCCAGACCCTGTGGGTGGTAGAGGGAGCCCAGCCCACCATAGCAGTGTGGGATCAGCGCAAGCTGCCCCACCAGATGGAGATCATAGAGCTGAAGCACTACCCGGATGCCGTGGCGGCCATACGGGATATGACGGTGCGCGGCGCGCCGCTAATAGGTGTAACGGCTGCCTATGGCATGTGGCTAGCCGCTGCCGAGGCTGTAGCACACAGCCCTGCCACCCTGGGGGAGCAGCTGCAGCAGGCAGCCCAGGCACTAAAGGCGGCCCGCCCCACGGCCGTAAACCTGGCCTGGGCGGTAGACCGATGCCTGCAGGCATGGGCCGAAAGCCAGGCGGATGCCGAAGACAGCGTGCGGCTGCTGCGCACCCTGGCCGATACGATCCGGCAAGAGGATATAGACCAGTGCCGCGCCATAGGCGAGCACGGACTGGCACTTATACGCACCATAGCCGAGCAGAAGCCTGCCGGAGAGCCCGTACGCATCCTTACCCACTGCAATGCCGGCTGGCTGGGGTGTATAGACTATGGCACTGCCACCGCACCCATCTACCTGGCGCACGATGCCGGTATAGCCCTGCAGGTGTGGGTAGACGAAACCCGCCCGCGCAACCAGGGCAGCAACCTGACTGCCTGGGAGCTGCAGCAGCACGGCATACCGGTGCAGCTAATTGTAGATAATGCCGGGGGGCACCTGATGCAGCAGGGCCTGGTAGACCTGTGCATAGTGGGCACCGACCGCACCACCCGCACCGGCGATGTGGCAAACAAGATAGGCACCTATCTGAAGGCCCTGGCTGCCAAGGACAATGCCGTACCCTTCTACGTAGCGCTACCCGGTAGCACCATCGATTTCGGCCTGCAAGACGGTATAGCCGAAATCCCGATTGAAGACCGGGGGCCAGACGAGGTGCGCTACATACAGGGCTGGGACGAGGCCCAGCAGGCGCTAAGCCGGGTACGCATCTGCCCACCCGATACCCCTGCCACCAATCCGGGTTTTGATGTTACACCGGCAAGGCTGGTAACAGCCCTGATTACCGAACGGGGGGTGTGCCCAGCCAGCGAGGCAGGGCTGCTCACGCTGTTTGCAGACAAGGCCCGGGAGCTGGAGCAGCGGGCACAACGATAG
- a CDS encoding Hsp20/alpha crystallin family protein, whose translation MKSLAKPQTNLVPTSFSDLFDRFFNESVNQFSQSVAFVPQADVFETEDAYHIHLNVPGIDKKDINVEVQEGILTISGERKKVAEDKKAHRIESYYGGFSRSFRVPEKAKGDAVKARYENGVLEITLPKDEQKTKRFNVDVI comes from the coding sequence ATGAAATCACTTGCCAAACCCCAAACCAACCTGGTACCCACCAGCTTTTCGGATCTGTTTGATCGCTTCTTCAACGAAAGCGTGAACCAATTCTCGCAATCGGTAGCCTTTGTACCCCAGGCAGATGTATTCGAAACCGAAGACGCTTATCACATCCACCTGAATGTGCCGGGCATAGACAAGAAGGACATCAACGTGGAGGTGCAGGAGGGAATCCTGACGATAAGCGGAGAGCGCAAAAAGGTAGCGGAGGACAAAAAGGCCCATCGGATAGAGAGCTATTACGGTGGTTTCAGCCGCAGTTTCCGTGTGCCGGAAAAAGCCAAGGGAGACGCCGTAAAGGCCCGGTATGAGAATGGGGTGCTGGAGATAACCCTGCCCAAGGATGAGCAGAAAACCAAGCGATTCAACGTAGATGTAATCTAG